One stretch of Armigeres subalbatus isolate Guangzhou_Male chromosome 2, GZ_Asu_2, whole genome shotgun sequence DNA includes these proteins:
- the LOC134213113 gene encoding transmembrane 9 superfamily member 2, giving the protein MNLQRRRCSSLAGFLLAVVVLCSPADGFYLPGLAPVNYCRQSEMQKSCKSEVVLYVNRLNTEESVIPYEYHHFDFCPIDEANSPVENLGQVVFGERIRPGPYKIEFLKEAACEKACTRQYVGGDPESDRRLMILKKGMSLNYQHHWIVDNMPVTWCYPLDNDRQYCSTGFPMGCLVRRHPDGDDGCMVNPSYNRAGYYYPFNHVDLTITYHSGATEEWGVAFKQNGGRIISVKVVPSSINHKNPEQPDCTSKEPIEIPSTALPNAQKMNITYTYSVHFVQNNTIKWSSRWDYILESMPHTNIQWFSILNSLVIVLFLSGMVAMIMLRTLHKDIARYNQMDSGEDAQEEFGWKLVHGDVFRPPRKGMLLSVLLGSGVQVFCMSLVTLAFACLGFLSPANRGALMTCAMVLFVLLGTPAGYVSARIYKSFGGIKWKSNVLLTSMLSPGVVFGLFFVMNLILWSKGSSGAVPFSTLIALLALWFGVSVPLTFVGAYFGFRKRSLEHPVRTNQIPRQIPDQSIYTQPIPGIIMGGVLPFGCIFIQLFFILNSLWSSQMYYMFGFLFLVFLILVITCSETTILLCYFHLCAEDYHWWWRSFLTSGFTAVYLFIYCCHYFATKLQIEDAASTFLYFGYTLIMVFLFFLLTGSIGFFACFWFIRKIYSVVKVD; this is encoded by the exons ATGAATTTACAAAGGCGCCGTTGTTCGTCGCTTGCCGGTTTTCTGCTAGCAGTTGTCGTCCTTTGCAGTCCAGCGGATGGATTTTATCTGCCTGGGTTGGCGCCCGTAAATTACTGCCGGCAGTCGGAGATGCAGAAATCGTGCAAG TCCGAGGTGGTATTATATGTCAACCGTCTAAATACCGAAGAATCAGTCATCCCTTACGAGTATCATCACTTTGATTTCTGCCCGATCGATGAAGCAAATTCGCCGGTGGAAAATCTCGGACAGGTAGTGTTCGGTGAACGTATCCGTCCTGGCCCATATAAGAtcgaattcctaaaagaagcGGCGTGCGAGAAGGCCTGCACCCGACAGTACGTTGGCGGCGATCCAGAAAGTGATCGTCGGCTGATGATCCTAAAGAAGGGGATGAGTTTGAACTATCAGCACCATTGGATAGTAGACAATATGCCCGTCACGTGGTGTTATCCATTGGACAACGATCGCCAGTACTGCAGCACGGGCTTCCCCATGGGCTGTTTGGTAAGAAGGCACCCGGATGGAGATGATGGCTGCATGGTTAATCCAAGCTACAATCGAGCTGGATATTACTATCCATTTAATCACGTTGATCTGACAATCACTTATCATAGTGGTGCTACAGAGGAATGGGGCGTGGCATTCAAACAAAACGGTGGCCGAATCATCTCAGTCAAGGTTGTACCGTCATCCATTAATCATAAAAATCCCGAACAACCAGACTGCACTAGCAAGGAACCGATTGAGATTCCATCAACTGCTTTGCCGAATGCACAAAAAATGAACATCACCTACACCTACTCCGTTCACTTCGTCCAAAACAACACCATCAAATGGTCCTCCCGGTGGGATTACATTTTGGAATCGATGCCCCACACAAACATCCAATGGTTCAGTATCCTGAACTCGCTCGTGATTGTGTTGTTCTTATCCGGTATGGTGGCCATGATCATGCTTCGAACTCTGCACAAAGATATTGCGCGCTACAACCAGATGGACTCGGGAGAGGATGCCCAAGAGGAATTCGGATGGAAATTGGTTCACGGTGATGTATTCCGGCCACCACGCAAGGGTATGCTCCTGTCGGTGTTGCTCGGTTCCGGAGTGCAGGTGTTCTGTATGTCGCTGGTAACGTTGGCCTTCGCCTGCCTGGGTTTCCTATCGCCAGCCAATCGCGGAGCACTGATGACCTGCGCTATGGTGCTATTCGTGCTGCTTGGTACTCCCGCTGGATACGTTTCGGCTCGCATCTACAAAAGCTTCGGTGGTATAAAGTGGAAAAGCAATGTGCTGCTGACCTCAATGCTAAGTCCTGG ggttgTCTTCGGGCTCTTCTTCGTAATGAACCTAATCCTATGGAGTAAGGGAAGCTCAGGAGCAGTACCATTCTCAACTTTGATTGCGCTGCTGGCCTTGTGGTTTGGAGTGTCTGTGCCGCTTACTTTCGTTGGTGCTTACTTCGGATTCCGTAAGAGG TCGCTGGAGCATCCAGTACGTACCAACCAGATCCCGCGTCAGATCCCGGACCAATCGATCTACACCCAACCGATCCCCGGCATCATAATGGGCGGCGTATTGCCATTCGGTTGCATCTTCATTCAACTGTTCTTCATCCTGAACTCGCTCTGGTCCAGCCAGATGTACTACATGTTCGGTTTCCTGTTTCTGGTGTTTTTGATTCTGGTCATTACCTGCTCGGAGACGACCATCCTGCTGTGCTACTTCCACCTGTGTGCTGAGGACTACCACTGGTGGTGGCGATCGTTCCTGACGTCGGGCTTCACTGCGGTGTATCTCTTCATCTACTGCTGTCACTACTTTGCGACTAAATTGCAGATCGAGGATGCCGCCTCGACTTTCCTGTACTTTGGCTACACACTGATCATGGTATTTTTGTTCTTCTTGTTAACTGGTTCGATAGGTTTCTTCGCTTGCTTCTGGTTCATTCGCAAGATCTACAGTGTCGTGAAGGTGGATTAA